In the Cetobacterium sp. NK01 genome, one interval contains:
- a CDS encoding IS256 family transposase has translation MARKNSEVNPLVKQLIEENKIKSADDAQDFMKNMFKAMVNILIQAEFDEAIGYDKYDRESSANTTNSRNGYNSKQVNTSLGKVQVDIPRDREGQFEPTVVPKYSRDISDIEDKIISMYGRGMTISEINAHLEEIYGLTFSASQISRITDRVFEEIDNWKNRPLQKCYPFVFMDAIHFNIKSNGKVSNRAAYVVLGIDLEGKKDILSIVIGENKSSKFWLKVVDELRTRGIEDIFTVSIDGLKGFSDAILTIFPETKIQRCMVHQIRNTLRYMNYQDRKSYAQQLKSIYNATNAECAFEALEALKNDLPEFAPALRSWYTNWSELSHFFNFPMEIRKMIYTTNIIESLNSQFRKVSNSRSVYPNEDALLKVLFLSSKNIMKKWNQKVRGREGILRMLSIEYGERLEKYLK, from the coding sequence ATGGCTAGAAAAAATTCAGAAGTAAATCCACTTGTTAAACAATTAATTGAAGAAAATAAGATTAAATCTGCTGACGATGCTCAAGATTTCATGAAAAATATGTTTAAAGCTATGGTTAATATCTTGATACAAGCTGAATTTGATGAAGCTATTGGATATGATAAATATGACAGAGAATCAAGCGCTAATACTACTAACAGTAGAAATGGGTATAATTCTAAGCAAGTTAATACCTCTCTTGGAAAAGTTCAGGTTGATATTCCTAGAGATAGAGAGGGACAGTTTGAACCAACAGTTGTTCCTAAATATTCTAGAGATATCTCTGATATTGAAGATAAAATTATCTCTATGTATGGGCGTGGAATGACTATTTCTGAGATTAATGCTCATCTTGAAGAGATTTATGGATTAACATTCTCAGCATCACAAATTAGTAGAATAACTGATAGAGTTTTTGAAGAGATAGATAATTGGAAAAATAGACCACTACAAAAATGCTATCCTTTTGTATTCATGGACGCAATACATTTTAATATTAAAAGTAATGGGAAAGTTTCAAATAGAGCTGCATATGTTGTTTTAGGAATAGATTTAGAAGGAAAAAAAGATATTTTAAGTATTGTAATAGGAGAGAATAAAAGTTCTAAGTTCTGGTTAAAAGTTGTAGATGAATTAAGAACTAGAGGCATTGAGGATATTTTTACAGTGTCTATTGATGGTTTAAAAGGTTTTAGTGATGCCATTTTAACTATTTTTCCTGAGACTAAGATCCAACGTTGTATGGTACATCAAATCAGAAATACGTTAAGATATATGAATTATCAAGATAGAAAAAGCTATGCTCAGCAGCTAAAAAGTATTTACAATGCTACTAATGCAGAATGTGCGTTTGAAGCTTTAGAGGCTTTAAAGAATGATCTTCCTGAGTTTGCGCCAGCTCTTAGAAGTTGGTATACTAACTGGAGTGAATTATCGCATTTTTTTAATTTTCCTATGGAAATTAGAAAGATGATCTATACTACTAATATAATTGAAAGTTTAAATAGTCAGTTTAGAAAAGTTAGTAATTCTAGATCTGTTTATCCTAATGAAGATGCTTTGTTAAAGGTTCTTTTTCTTTCTAGTAAAAATATTATGAAAAAGTGGAACCAAAAAGTCAGAGGTAGGGAAGGAATTCTAAGAATGTTATCAATAGAGTATGGAGAACGTCTAGAAAAATATTTGAAATAA
- a CDS encoding transposase — MYTIKQIFTSVNYTNILNSIQEFFSKDYFNHIKDTVFKSINCKNFDFARIEYQCPHCGSRACKPVTCKTKFCSCCSKIYIENWANKLNQQMINHKHRHLLFTIPKELRSFFLNNRELLTSISDSLNSVFKDHFWKKYKTTHFGYITFFHTFGRKSNFNPHLHILITCGGFKESLQWKSVDFFPYSLFKNSWKYIVTTTLKEAFPNDQKLLNIVNSIWKNQIDFFIDVKGTEIYNSLNALKYLGRYLARPPLAEYRITHFDGNSVTFWYEQLPEKNKVFLELPVEKFIKQLVAHIPPKGFKMIRRYGIYSRNFSQELKNLIKLKHLKKQKAITKLTWAERIEKWLGINPLKCLQCGSNMILTIFFHKKYGIFDFRLKKKI, encoded by the coding sequence ATGTATACTATTAAACAAATTTTTACTTCTGTCAATTATACTAATATTTTAAATTCTATTCAAGAGTTTTTTTCTAAAGACTACTTTAATCATATTAAAGATACTGTCTTTAAATCTATTAACTGCAAAAATTTTGATTTTGCTAGAATAGAATATCAATGCCCTCATTGTGGTTCACGCGCATGTAAACCTGTTACTTGTAAAACTAAATTTTGTTCCTGTTGTTCTAAAATATATATCGAAAATTGGGCTAATAAACTTAATCAACAAATGATTAATCACAAGCATAGGCATCTTCTCTTTACAATCCCTAAGGAATTACGATCTTTTTTTCTTAATAATAGAGAACTTTTAACATCAATTTCTGACTCGCTTAATTCTGTATTTAAAGATCACTTTTGGAAAAAATATAAAACAACTCATTTTGGATACATTACTTTTTTCCATACATTCGGCAGAAAATCTAATTTTAATCCACATCTGCATATCTTAATTACTTGCGGTGGATTCAAAGAAAGCTTACAATGGAAATCTGTTGATTTTTTTCCTTACTCACTATTTAAAAATTCTTGGAAATATATTGTTACTACAACTTTAAAAGAAGCTTTTCCTAATGATCAAAAACTTTTAAACATTGTCAATTCTATTTGGAAAAACCAAATCGATTTTTTTATTGATGTTAAAGGAACTGAAATTTACAATTCTTTAAATGCTCTTAAGTATTTAGGTAGATATCTCGCTAGACCTCCTTTAGCTGAATATAGAATCACTCATTTTGATGGTAATAGCGTTACTTTTTGGTATGAACAACTTCCTGAAAAAAATAAAGTATTTCTTGAACTTCCTGTAGAAAAGTTCATTAAACAATTAGTTGCTCATATTCCACCTAAAGGTTTTAAAATGATTAGAAGATACGGTATTTACTCTAGAAACTTCTCGCAAGAATTAAAAAATTTAATAAAACTTAAGCACCTAAAAAAACAAAAGGCTATTACAAAACTTACTTGGGCCGAGCGCATAGAAAAATGGCTTGGTATAAATCCATTAAAGTGCCTTCAATGCGGATCTAATATGATTTTAACTATATTTTTCCATAAAAAATATGGTATTTTTGATTTTAGACTCAAGAAGAAAATTTAA